One Mycolicibacterium goodii genomic region harbors:
- a CDS encoding bifunctional glycosyltransferase family 2/GtrA family protein, with protein sequence MTELAVGTDTDTDTDTETDTPQRFRFASRPNAAQVARAAGVPVLDVVVPVYNEQAALAHSVRRLHSYLQENFALPTRITIADNASVDATPQIAARLAEELPGVRVVRLEEKGRGRALHAVWSASDAPVLAYMDVDLSTDLAALAPLVAPLISGHSDLAIGTRLGRGSRVIRGAKREFISRCYNLLLKSTLAAKFSDAQCGFKAIRADVASGLLPYVADTGWFFDTELLVLAERSGLRIHEVPVDWIDDPDSRVDIVATAAADLKGIGRLLRGFANGSIPVNAIAAQLGSARRAAPPGSLLRQVVRFGAIGVVSTLAYLLLFLLLRAGLGAQAANLIALLLTAIGNTAANRRFTFGIAGSGNVARHHLEGLTVFAIALTITSGSLYLLHTMAPQPHRAVELGVLVAANLIATVVRFVLLRGWVFHPARTRRQSQTED encoded by the coding sequence ATGACAGAGTTGGCCGTAGGTACCGACACCGATACCGACACCGATACCGAGACGGATACCCCGCAACGGTTCCGGTTCGCGTCGCGCCCCAATGCCGCGCAGGTCGCACGCGCCGCCGGGGTGCCGGTGCTCGACGTGGTCGTGCCGGTGTACAACGAGCAAGCCGCGCTGGCGCATTCGGTGCGACGGCTGCACAGCTACCTCCAGGAGAACTTCGCGCTGCCCACGCGCATCACGATCGCCGACAACGCGAGCGTCGACGCCACACCCCAGATCGCCGCGCGGCTCGCCGAGGAGCTACCCGGGGTTCGCGTGGTGCGGTTGGAGGAGAAGGGCCGCGGCCGCGCCCTGCACGCCGTGTGGTCGGCGTCGGACGCCCCGGTACTCGCATACATGGACGTCGACCTGTCGACCGATCTCGCGGCCCTCGCACCGCTGGTCGCGCCGCTGATCTCGGGGCACTCCGACCTCGCGATCGGCACCCGGCTGGGCCGCGGCTCGCGCGTCATCCGCGGCGCCAAACGCGAGTTCATCTCCCGCTGCTACAACCTGCTCCTCAAATCCACTCTGGCGGCGAAGTTCTCGGATGCCCAGTGCGGGTTCAAGGCAATCCGTGCCGACGTGGCCAGCGGCCTGCTGCCGTATGTCGCCGACACCGGATGGTTCTTCGACACCGAACTGCTGGTACTCGCCGAGCGCAGCGGTCTACGCATCCACGAGGTCCCCGTCGACTGGATCGACGATCCCGACAGCCGGGTGGACATCGTCGCCACCGCGGCCGCCGACCTCAAGGGCATCGGCCGGCTGCTGCGCGGTTTCGCCAACGGTTCGATACCCGTCAACGCCATTGCCGCTCAACTCGGTTCGGCCCGCCGTGCGGCACCACCGGGGTCGCTGCTGCGGCAGGTCGTACGGTTCGGCGCGATCGGGGTGGTGTCCACGCTCGCGTACCTGCTGTTGTTCTTGCTGCTGCGTGCCGGGCTCGGCGCGCAGGCCGCCAACCTGATCGCGTTGCTGCTCACCGCGATCGGCAACACCGCGGCCAACCGGCGCTTCACGTTCGGCATCGCCGGAAGCGGGAACGTGGCACGCCACCACCTGGAGGGCCTCACGGTCTTCGCGATCGCCCTGACCATCACGAGCGGATCGCTCTACCTGTTGCACACGATGGCGCCGCAACCACACCGCGCGGTCGAACTCGGTGTGCTGGTGGCGGCGAACCTCATTGCCACCGTGGTCCGCTTCGTCCTGTTGCGCGGCTGGGTGTTCCACCCGGCCCGGACACGGCGCCAATCACAAACCGAGGACTGA
- a CDS encoding ABC transporter permease, translated as MTETSADSARSGLHTEEFATRRTLVFRRFVRNKPAVVSLVVLVLMFVGCYVLPPLLPYSHTDLDYYALQQPPSPEHWFGTTALGQDILAQVLRGMQKSMLIGVCVALISTIIAATVGSIAGYFGGWRDRTLMWIVDVLLVVPSFILIAIVTPRLSDADRVFWLIILLSLFSWMISSRIVRGMTMSLRDREFVVAARYMGVSSGRIIVRHIVPNVASLLIIDTALNVGLAILAETGLSFLGFGIQPPDVSLGTLIADGTQSATTFPWVFLFPAGVLVLIILCANLVGDGLRDAFDPGSGGLRRRKPRRRARR; from the coding sequence ATGACCGAAACCTCAGCCGATTCGGCCCGCTCGGGTCTGCACACCGAGGAATTCGCGACGCGCCGCACCCTGGTGTTCCGGCGGTTCGTGCGCAACAAGCCCGCGGTGGTGTCACTGGTCGTGCTCGTGCTGATGTTCGTGGGCTGCTACGTGTTGCCGCCGCTGCTGCCCTACAGCCACACCGATCTCGACTACTACGCGCTGCAGCAACCCCCGTCACCCGAACACTGGTTCGGCACCACGGCCCTGGGGCAGGACATCCTCGCGCAGGTGTTGCGCGGCATGCAGAAGTCCATGCTGATCGGCGTGTGCGTGGCGTTGATCTCGACGATCATCGCTGCCACGGTCGGATCGATCGCCGGGTACTTCGGCGGCTGGCGCGACCGCACCCTGATGTGGATCGTCGATGTGCTGCTGGTGGTTCCGAGCTTCATCCTGATCGCGATCGTGACACCGCGCCTCAGCGACGCCGACCGCGTGTTCTGGTTGATCATCCTGCTGTCGCTGTTCAGCTGGATGATCAGCTCACGCATCGTGCGCGGGATGACCATGAGCCTGCGCGACCGCGAATTCGTGGTCGCCGCACGGTACATGGGCGTGAGCAGTGGGCGGATCATCGTGCGACACATCGTGCCCAACGTCGCGTCGCTGCTGATCATCGACACCGCGCTCAACGTCGGCCTGGCGATCCTGGCCGAAACCGGGTTGAGCTTCCTGGGTTTCGGCATCCAACCGCCCGACGTCTCACTGGGCACGCTCATCGCCGACGGCACCCAGTCCGCGACGACGTTCCCCTGGGTGTTCCTGTTCCCGGCCGGGGTGCTGGTGCTGATCATCCTGTGCGCCAACCTCGTCGGCGACGGGTTGCGTGACGCCTTCGATCCCGGCAGCGGAGGGCTGCGTCGCCGCAAACCCCGCAGGAGGGCCCGCCGATGA
- a CDS encoding glycosyltransferase family 39 protein, with protein sequence MTLVARDPARAEVEVEHEVTRFTPEHVALPLLLAASALLYVWNLSVSGWANPFYSAAAQAGAKDWIAMLFGSTDPANAITVDKTPAALWVIDVSVRLFGLSSWSVLLPQAAEGVAAVAVLYAAVRRAAGWHAALLAGAVSALTPVAALIFRFNNPDALLVLLLVVAAYCVQRGTEKDASRWWFVAAGVAVGFGFLAKMLQAFLVLPAFVAAALVAGDRPLRKRIGDLAAAGAALVVSGGWYLVLVELWPSGSRPYIGGSQNDSIVELALGYNGLGRLTGTEVGGLGNSDFDVGAGRLFGWQMGADIAWLLPAAAVCLVAGLIVTRRAPRTDPTRAALIIWGGWLLVTAVVFSYMSGIVHPYYTVALAPAVGAVIGIGAPLMWQRRNDIRAATAMSATVLVTAVLAAVLLARHDDPMPWLRATVAVGGVAVAVLLLAVGRSGTRIVRPLGVLAVLVCLAGPGAYAIATAGAPHTGAIPSVGPSRGFGGGPFSAPTPGPALTATLAAGAGDYTWAAAVVGSSNAAGYQLATDAPVMAVGGFNGTDPAPTLDEFEQLVATRQIHYFIRSRIMTARPGHTSTGSREAADIARWVETHYAPITIDNTTIYDLTQRAPNS encoded by the coding sequence GTGACTCTGGTTGCCCGCGATCCCGCACGCGCCGAGGTCGAGGTCGAACACGAGGTCACACGGTTCACGCCCGAACACGTCGCACTGCCGCTGCTGCTCGCCGCGAGTGCGTTGCTGTACGTGTGGAACCTGTCGGTCAGCGGATGGGCCAACCCGTTCTACTCCGCCGCGGCGCAGGCCGGCGCCAAGGACTGGATCGCGATGCTGTTCGGCTCGACCGATCCGGCCAACGCCATCACGGTCGACAAGACCCCGGCCGCGCTGTGGGTGATCGACGTCTCGGTGCGCCTGTTCGGCCTGAGTTCCTGGAGCGTGCTGCTGCCGCAGGCCGCAGAAGGTGTCGCCGCCGTTGCGGTGCTCTACGCCGCGGTGCGCCGGGCCGCCGGGTGGCACGCGGCGCTGCTGGCCGGGGCCGTGTCGGCCCTGACGCCGGTGGCCGCGTTGATCTTCCGGTTCAACAACCCCGACGCACTGCTTGTCCTGCTGCTCGTCGTCGCGGCCTACTGCGTGCAGCGCGGCACGGAAAAAGACGCGTCCCGTTGGTGGTTCGTCGCCGCGGGCGTCGCCGTCGGGTTCGGGTTCCTGGCCAAGATGCTGCAGGCGTTCCTGGTACTGCCTGCCTTCGTCGCGGCGGCACTCGTCGCGGGTGATCGCCCGCTGCGCAAGCGGATCGGCGATCTCGCCGCGGCAGGCGCGGCGCTTGTGGTCAGCGGCGGTTGGTATCTGGTTCTCGTCGAACTGTGGCCGTCGGGGTCGCGGCCCTACATCGGCGGTTCGCAGAACGACAGCATCGTCGAACTCGCGCTCGGCTACAACGGTTTGGGCCGGCTCACGGGCACCGAGGTCGGCGGTCTGGGCAACTCCGACTTCGACGTCGGCGCCGGCCGGTTGTTCGGCTGGCAGATGGGCGCCGACATCGCATGGCTGCTGCCCGCCGCGGCGGTGTGCCTCGTCGCCGGCCTGATCGTCACACGGCGCGCGCCACGCACCGATCCCACACGGGCGGCACTCATCATCTGGGGTGGTTGGCTGCTGGTCACCGCGGTGGTGTTCAGTTACATGAGCGGCATCGTGCACCCGTACTACACGGTGGCCCTCGCTCCCGCGGTCGGCGCCGTCATCGGCATCGGTGCACCGCTGATGTGGCAGCGCCGCAACGATATTCGCGCCGCGACCGCGATGTCGGCGACCGTGCTGGTGACCGCGGTCCTTGCCGCGGTGCTGCTGGCCCGCCACGACGACCCCATGCCCTGGTTGCGTGCCACGGTCGCGGTGGGGGGAGTGGCGGTCGCCGTACTGTTGCTCGCGGTGGGCCGATCGGGCACGCGCATCGTCCGGCCGCTCGGGGTGCTGGCCGTGCTGGTCTGCCTGGCGGGGCCGGGCGCGTACGCCATCGCCACCGCAGGTGCGCCGCACACCGGCGCCATACCGTCGGTCGGGCCGTCCCGCGGCTTCGGCGGCGGCCCGTTCTCGGCGCCCACACCGGGACCGGCGCTGACCGCGACGCTGGCCGCCGGCGCCGGGGACTACACGTGGGCCGCCGCGGTCGTGGGATCCAGCAATGCCGCGGGTTACCAACTGGCCACCGACGCACCGGTCATGGCGGTCGGCGGGTTCAACGGCACCGATCCCGCGCCCACGCTCGACGAGTTCGAACAACTGGTGGCCACACGACAGATCCACTACTTCATCCGCAGCCGCATCATGACGGCGAGGCCCGGTCACACCTCGACCGGAAGCCGTGAGGCGGCCGACATCGCGCGCTGGGTGGAGACGCACTACGCGCCCATCACGATCGACAACACGACGATCTACGACCTGACGCAGCGTGCGCCGAATTCATAG
- a CDS encoding response regulator transcription factor yields MRRADGNPIRVLVVDDEPVLAELVSMALRYEGWDITTAGDGASAIAAARETPPDVVVLDVMLPDMSGLDVLRKLREQIPGLPLLLLTAKDSVEDRIAGLTAGGDDYVTKPFSLEEVVLRLRALLRRTGVTSEDGGAKIVVGDLVLDEDSHEVTRGGDPITLTATEFELLRFMMRNAKRVLSKAQILDRVWSYDFGGRSNIVELYVSYLRKKIDSGREPMIHTLRGAGYVLRPPR; encoded by the coding sequence ATGCGTCGGGCCGACGGCAATCCGATCCGGGTCCTCGTCGTCGACGACGAACCCGTGCTCGCCGAGCTCGTCTCGATGGCGCTGCGCTACGAGGGCTGGGACATCACGACGGCGGGCGACGGCGCGAGCGCGATCGCGGCGGCCAGGGAGACCCCGCCGGATGTCGTGGTGCTCGATGTCATGCTGCCCGACATGAGCGGCCTGGACGTCCTGCGCAAGCTCCGTGAGCAGATCCCCGGCCTGCCACTGCTGCTGCTCACCGCGAAGGATTCCGTGGAGGACCGCATCGCCGGGCTGACCGCGGGTGGCGACGACTACGTGACCAAGCCGTTCAGCCTCGAAGAAGTCGTGTTGCGGTTGCGGGCGTTGCTGCGCCGCACCGGTGTGACGAGCGAGGACGGTGGCGCCAAGATCGTCGTCGGCGATCTGGTGCTCGACGAGGACAGCCACGAGGTGACGCGAGGCGGCGATCCGATCACGTTGACGGCCACCGAGTTCGAACTGCTGCGCTTCATGATGCGCAACGCCAAGCGGGTGCTGAGCAAGGCGCAGATCCTCGACCGGGTGTGGAGTTACGACTTCGGTGGCCGCTCCAACATCGTCGAACTGTATGTCTCGTATCTGCGCAAGAAGATCGACAGCGGGCGCGAACCGATGATCCACACGCTGCGCGGTGCGGGATATGTCCTTCGGCCTCCGCGATGA
- a CDS encoding dipeptide ABC transporter ATP-binding protein → MNRLLEVNDLTVAFPTDADPVHAVRGVSFGVDAGEVVALVGESGAGKSATAMAVAGLLPEFADVSGSVRLRGDELLGLSDAQLSQFRGNVIGTVFQDPMSALTPVYAVGDQIAEALQVHNRELGRRAARARAVELLDLVGIAQPERRARSFPHELSGGERQRVVIAIAIANDPDLLICDEPTTALDVTVQAQILEVLKTARDVTGAGVLIITHDLGVVAEFADRALVMYAGRTVEQAPVGELYRNARMPYTVGLLGSVPRLDAPQGTRLIPIPGAPPALTSLPPGCPFAPRCPLAIDDCTAAEPDLIAVSSAAGEHRAACIRTDEVAKRSATEIYRVDEPPAVAEPDTEAPVVLRVQGLAKTYKLTKGAVFRRQVGEVKAVDDISFELRQGRTLGIVGESGSGKSTTLHQILNLTAPQAGSIEVLGTDVATIDRRARRKLRTDLQVVFQDPVASLDPRLPVFDVLAEPLMANGFDKSAQSDRVAELLEVVGLRRTDAARYPAEFSGGQKQRIGIARALALNPRIIALDEPVSALDVSIQAGIINLLLDLQDRFGLSYLFVSHDLSVVKHLAHDVAVMYRGSIVEQGPSDTVFANPRHDYTRRLLDAVPQPEPSG, encoded by the coding sequence ATGAACCGCCTGCTGGAGGTGAACGATCTGACGGTGGCGTTCCCGACCGACGCCGACCCGGTGCACGCCGTGCGGGGTGTGAGCTTCGGCGTGGACGCGGGTGAGGTTGTGGCGCTGGTGGGCGAGTCCGGGGCCGGGAAATCCGCGACCGCGATGGCCGTCGCGGGCCTGCTGCCCGAATTCGCCGATGTGTCCGGATCGGTGCGGTTGCGCGGTGACGAACTGCTCGGCTTGTCGGACGCGCAATTGTCACAATTCCGGGGCAACGTCATCGGCACGGTGTTCCAGGACCCCATGTCGGCGCTGACCCCCGTCTACGCCGTCGGCGACCAGATCGCCGAGGCGCTGCAGGTGCACAACCGCGAGCTGGGCCGTCGGGCGGCACGCGCCCGCGCCGTCGAACTGCTCGACCTCGTGGGCATCGCGCAGCCGGAACGGCGCGCCCGGTCCTTCCCGCACGAACTGTCCGGCGGTGAGCGGCAGCGCGTCGTGATCGCCATCGCGATCGCCAACGACCCCGATTTGTTGATCTGCGACGAACCGACCACCGCGCTCGACGTCACGGTGCAGGCCCAGATCCTCGAGGTGCTCAAGACCGCGCGCGACGTGACCGGCGCCGGGGTCCTGATCATCACGCACGATCTCGGTGTCGTCGCCGAGTTCGCCGACCGTGCACTGGTGATGTACGCGGGCCGAACGGTCGAACAGGCACCCGTGGGTGAGCTTTACCGCAATGCCCGGATGCCCTACACCGTCGGCCTTCTGGGTTCGGTGCCGCGCCTCGACGCGCCGCAGGGCACCCGGCTGATCCCGATTCCCGGCGCACCGCCGGCGCTCACATCGCTGCCGCCGGGGTGTCCGTTCGCACCGCGGTGCCCGCTGGCGATCGACGACTGCACGGCCGCCGAACCCGACCTGATCGCGGTGTCCAGCGCTGCCGGTGAACACCGCGCGGCCTGCATCCGCACCGACGAGGTCGCCAAGCGCTCGGCCACCGAGATCTACCGGGTCGACGAGCCACCGGCGGTCGCCGAGCCGGACACCGAGGCACCCGTGGTGCTGCGGGTGCAGGGGTTGGCCAAGACCTACAAGCTGACCAAGGGCGCGGTATTCCGCCGCCAGGTCGGCGAGGTGAAGGCCGTCGACGACATCAGTTTCGAACTGCGCCAAGGCCGTACGCTCGGCATCGTGGGCGAATCCGGCTCCGGCAAATCCACGACGCTGCATCAGATCCTCAATCTCACAGCGCCGCAGGCCGGTTCGATCGAGGTGCTCGGCACCGATGTCGCAACGATCGACCGCCGCGCGCGCCGCAAGCTGCGCACTGATCTCCAGGTCGTGTTTCAGGACCCGGTGGCGTCACTGGATCCCCGCCTGCCGGTGTTCGATGTGCTGGCAGAACCGTTGATGGCCAACGGGTTCGACAAATCCGCGCAGTCCGACCGGGTGGCCGAACTGCTGGAGGTGGTCGGGCTGCGCCGCACCGACGCCGCGCGGTATCCCGCCGAGTTCTCCGGTGGGCAGAAGCAACGCATCGGCATCGCCCGCGCACTGGCGCTCAATCCCAGGATCATCGCGCTCGACGAACCGGTGTCGGCGCTCGACGTGTCGATCCAGGCGGGCATCATCAATCTCCTGCTCGACCTGCAAGACCGGTTCGGCCTGTCCTACCTGTTCGTCTCCCACGACCTGTCCGTGGTCAAACACCTCGCCCACGACGTCGCGGTGATGTATCGGGGATCGATCGTCGAGCAGGGACCGAGCGACACGGTGTTCGCCAACCCACGGCACGACTACACCCGCCGTCTCCTCGACGCCGTACCGCAACCGGAGCCCAGCGGGTAA
- a CDS encoding ABC transporter permease, translated as MTRFLARRLFNYVVLLALASFLTFTLTSLSFDPLDSLLQRNPRPPQSTIDAKAAELGLDKPIPLRYLDWASGAIRGDFGTTVTGQPVSEELWRRIGVSLRLLLIGSILGTVIGVVVGAWGAIRQYRLSDRVVTLVSLLILSTPTFVIANLLILGALDVNSVLGVRLFEYTGETSPDAVGGTWAQFVDRLQHLVLPTLTLALGGIAGFSRYQRNAMLDVLSQDYIRTARAKGLTRRRALFKHGLRTALIPMATLFAYTIAGLVTGAVFVEKIFGWHGMGEWVVQGIATQDTNIIAAITVFTGTVVLLAGLLSDVIYALLDPRVRVS; from the coding sequence ATGACGCGTTTCCTCGCGCGCAGGCTGTTCAACTACGTCGTCCTGCTGGCCCTGGCCTCGTTCCTGACGTTCACGCTCACGTCGTTGTCGTTCGATCCGCTCGACAGCCTGCTGCAGCGGAATCCGCGTCCACCGCAGTCCACGATCGATGCGAAGGCCGCCGAGCTGGGCCTCGACAAGCCCATTCCGCTGCGTTATCTCGACTGGGCCTCCGGCGCGATCCGCGGGGACTTCGGCACGACGGTGACGGGTCAGCCGGTATCCGAGGAGCTGTGGCGCCGGATCGGGGTGAGCTTGCGGCTGCTGCTGATCGGTTCGATCCTCGGCACGGTGATCGGCGTCGTGGTCGGCGCGTGGGGCGCCATCCGCCAGTACCGGCTCTCGGACCGCGTCGTGACGCTCGTGTCGCTGCTGATCCTGAGCACGCCCACGTTCGTGATCGCCAACCTGCTGATCCTCGGCGCGCTTGACGTCAACTCGGTGCTGGGGGTGCGGTTGTTCGAGTACACCGGGGAGACCTCACCGGACGCGGTGGGCGGTACCTGGGCGCAGTTCGTGGACCGGCTGCAGCATCTGGTGTTGCCGACGCTGACGCTCGCACTCGGCGGCATCGCGGGTTTCAGCCGCTATCAGCGCAACGCGATGCTCGACGTGCTGAGCCAGGATTACATCCGCACCGCGCGGGCCAAGGGGCTCACGCGCAGGCGCGCACTGTTCAAACACGGTCTGCGGACCGCGCTGATCCCGATGGCGACGCTGTTCGCCTACACCATCGCGGGACTGGTCACCGGGGCGGTGTTCGTGGAGAAGATCTTCGGCTGGCACGGCATGGGTGAGTGGGTGGTGCAGGGCATCGCCACGCAGGACACGAACATCATCGCGGCGATCACGGTGTTCACCGGCACCGTCGTGTTGCTGGCGGGCCTGCTGAGCGACGTCATCTACGCGTTGCTCGATCCGAGGGTGCGGGTGTCATGA
- a CDS encoding PaaI family thioesterase codes for MTSTHPTRTGTDVMAHFLPRSPFVAKLGIVAESLADGEVRLRMPWDPSNVTLADMVHGGAIATLADVTVMATAWAGAEVPADLRGVTVSMSLQYLAPARATDLIGMGRVLRRGQSLVHCDVDVVTPDGTPVAKAVGTYKIG; via the coding sequence ATGACCTCCACTCACCCGACGCGGACCGGCACCGACGTGATGGCCCATTTCCTCCCCCGGTCACCGTTCGTCGCCAAGCTCGGCATCGTGGCCGAAAGCCTCGCGGATGGTGAAGTGCGCCTGCGGATGCCGTGGGATCCGTCGAATGTCACCCTTGCGGACATGGTGCACGGCGGCGCGATCGCCACGCTGGCCGACGTCACCGTGATGGCCACGGCCTGGGCCGGCGCCGAGGTACCCGCCGACCTGCGCGGTGTCACCGTGTCGATGTCACTGCAGTATCTCGCACCGGCACGCGCCACCGATCTCATCGGCATGGGACGCGTGCTGCGCCGCGGGCAGTCCCTGGTGCACTGCGACGTGGACGTCGTCACTCCCGACGGAACGCCGGTGGCCAAGGCCGTCGGAACCTACAAGATCGGCTGA
- a CDS encoding TetR/AcrR family transcriptional regulator: MTSALGRPRDPAKDVAVLTAVRELLVEEGYQGTTVLAVARRAGVGAPTIYRRWPTKEALVEDAAFGHPNPVPTPAPTGDLRADLREWVTMFLDWLAAPVTRAALPGLLAAYHRDESIYERLVLRAEDDVRASMIDLLGGDRRRADTVFDFLVATTVVRAMTRGLADRDAFCDRTADALVVLARGDYP, translated from the coding sequence ATGACCAGCGCGCTCGGCAGGCCCCGCGATCCGGCCAAGGACGTCGCGGTGCTCACCGCGGTCCGCGAACTCCTGGTCGAAGAGGGGTATCAGGGCACGACGGTGCTGGCGGTCGCGCGCCGTGCGGGCGTCGGCGCTCCCACCATCTACCGGCGCTGGCCCACCAAGGAGGCGCTCGTCGAGGACGCCGCGTTCGGGCATCCGAACCCGGTGCCGACGCCGGCCCCCACCGGCGACCTGCGTGCCGATCTGCGTGAATGGGTCACGATGTTCCTCGACTGGCTCGCAGCGCCTGTGACGCGCGCGGCGCTGCCCGGGCTGCTCGCGGCCTACCACCGCGACGAGTCGATCTACGAACGGCTCGTCCTGCGCGCGGAGGACGACGTGCGCGCGTCGATGATCGATCTGCTCGGCGGGGACCGCCGACGCGCCGACACCGTGTTCGATTTCCTGGTGGCGACGACCGTCGTCCGGGCCATGACGCGCGGTCTCGCCGACCGCGACGCGTTCTGCGACCGCACGGCCGACGCACTGGTCGTACTGGCGCGCGGCGATTACCCCTGA
- a CDS encoding ArnT family glycosyltransferase yields MTTIEEVRVVAGDDTPAPTARWIRPAYWAMLAGTGVLYLWGLGTSGWANSYYAAAAQAATQSWKAWLFGSLDAGNAITVDKPPAAMWAMGLSGRLFGFNEFTMLLPQALMGVAAVAVLYATVRRTSGPAAGLLAGTALALTPVATTMFRYNNPDSLLVLLLVVAAYLMVRAIGAASTRGSIGWIVLCGCALGFAFLTKMLQAFLIVPGLALAFLVAAPVASMWKRLGALLIGGAAMAVSAGWYLALVALWPAGSRPYIAGSTDNSLLQLAFGYNGIDRIVGRSGGPGGGPVGGPGGGPGPGGGSRGIFHSGDPGIGRLFNDAMGTEVSWLLPVALIGLVAVLWLTRRTARTAATRAGVLVWGGWLLVTGVVFSFMDGTIHPYYTVAIAPAVAALAGISVVEVWRRRSHMGIRVLLGAMMAVTGVWAFVLLNRTPDWWPALRWIVLIGSVVVALLLVLRAHRKLTAVLAGSAIVLGLASTLAYSVETVAHSHTGGPIPMAGPQRGGGFGFGPHREDDPALLELISDTDNRWAAASVGSMMVSDLELKTGESLMAIGGFMGADNSPTLDQFQQYVDNGEVRYFLAPAERGPGPRFSHGSAAAITDWVRENFPKTVIGGVTVYDLQSR; encoded by the coding sequence ATGACGACCATCGAAGAGGTCCGCGTCGTCGCGGGCGACGACACCCCGGCCCCCACGGCGCGCTGGATCCGGCCGGCCTACTGGGCCATGCTGGCAGGCACCGGGGTGTTGTACCTGTGGGGTCTGGGCACCTCGGGTTGGGCGAACAGCTACTACGCCGCCGCGGCGCAGGCCGCCACCCAGTCGTGGAAGGCCTGGCTGTTCGGCTCCCTGGATGCCGGCAACGCGATCACGGTGGACAAGCCGCCTGCCGCGATGTGGGCAATGGGCCTGTCCGGCAGGCTGTTCGGGTTCAACGAGTTCACCATGCTGTTGCCGCAGGCGTTGATGGGCGTCGCGGCGGTGGCCGTGCTCTACGCGACGGTGCGGCGCACCAGCGGTCCCGCCGCGGGTCTGCTCGCGGGTACGGCCCTGGCGCTGACGCCCGTGGCGACCACGATGTTCCGCTACAACAATCCGGATTCGCTGCTGGTGCTCCTGCTCGTGGTGGCGGCCTATCTCATGGTGCGCGCGATCGGCGCGGCGTCGACGCGCGGCAGCATCGGATGGATCGTGCTGTGCGGATGCGCATTGGGTTTCGCGTTCCTGACCAAGATGCTGCAGGCCTTTCTGATCGTGCCGGGCCTGGCGTTGGCGTTCCTTGTCGCGGCACCGGTGGCATCGATGTGGAAGCGTCTGGGCGCGCTGCTGATCGGCGGTGCCGCCATGGCCGTGTCGGCCGGGTGGTACCTCGCGCTGGTGGCGTTGTGGCCCGCCGGTTCACGGCCCTACATCGCGGGTTCCACCGACAACAGCCTGCTTCAGTTGGCGTTCGGCTACAACGGCATCGATCGCATCGTCGGCCGTTCTGGTGGACCCGGTGGTGGACCTGTTGGTGGACCCGGCGGGGGGCCCGGGCCGGGCGGAGGCTCGCGCGGCATCTTCCACAGCGGCGACCCGGGAATCGGCCGGTTGTTCAACGATGCCATGGGCACCGAGGTCTCGTGGCTGCTGCCGGTGGCGTTGATCGGTCTGGTCGCGGTGCTGTGGCTGACCCGCCGTACGGCGCGCACCGCGGCGACGCGGGCCGGCGTGCTCGTCTGGGGCGGTTGGCTGTTGGTGACCGGTGTCGTCTTCAGCTTCATGGACGGCACGATCCACCCGTACTACACCGTCGCGATCGCCCCGGCCGTCGCCGCGCTCGCGGGGATCTCGGTGGTCGAGGTGTGGCGTAGGCGTTCTCATATGGGCATCCGCGTGCTGCTGGGTGCCATGATGGCGGTGACCGGTGTGTGGGCATTCGTGCTGCTGAACCGCACGCCCGACTGGTGGCCGGCGTTGCGGTGGATCGTGTTGATCGGATCCGTCGTCGTCGCGCTGCTGCTCGTGTTGCGCGCACACCGGAAGCTGACCGCGGTGCTCGCGGGGTCCGCGATCGTGCTCGGGCTGGCATCGACGCTGGCGTACTCGGTGGAGACCGTCGCCCACTCGCACACCGGCGGGCCGATCCCGATGGCAGGCCCGCAGCGCGGTGGCGGTTTCGGGTTCGGTCCGCACCGTGAGGACGACCCGGCTCTGCTCGAGCTGATCTCCGACACCGACAATCGTTGGGCGGCGGCCAGTGTGGGATCGATGATGGTCAGCGACCTGGAGCTCAAGACCGGTGAGTCGCTGATGGCGATCGGTGGTTTCATGGGCGCGGACAACTCACCCACGCTCGATCAGTTCCAGCAGTACGTCGACAACGGTGAGGTCCGCTACTTCCTGGCGCCCGCGGAGCGCGGCCCCGGGCCGCGTTTCTCGCACGGCAGTGCCGCGGCCATCACCGACTGGGTCAGGGAGAATTTCCCCAAGACCGTCATCGGCGGGGTCACGGTGTACGACCTGCAATCCCGCTGA